One part of the Phacochoerus africanus isolate WHEZ1 chromosome 7, ROS_Pafr_v1, whole genome shotgun sequence genome encodes these proteins:
- the NDUFA12 gene encoding NADH dehydrogenase [ubiquinone] 1 alpha subcomplex subunit 12, whose product MELVQVLRRGLQQVSGHGGLRGYLRVLFRANDVRVGTLVGEDKYGNKYYEDNKQFFGRHRWVIYTTEMNGRDTFWDVDGSMVPPEWHRWLHCMTDDPPTTKPPTARKYIWTNHKFNVSGTPQQYVPYSTTRKKIQEWVPPSTPYK is encoded by the exons ATGGAGTTGGTGCAGGTCCTGAGGCGCGGGCTGCAGCAGGTCAGCGGCCACGGCGGCCTCCGCGGCTACCTACGGGTTCTCTTCAG GGCAAACGATGTGAGAGTTGGAACCTTAGTAGGGGAGGACAAATACGGAAACAAATACTATGAAGACAACAAGCAGTTTTTTG GCCGTCACCGGTGGGTTATATATACTACTGAGATGAATGGCAGAGACACCTTCTGGGATGTAGATGGAAGCATGGTGCCCCCGGAATG gCATCGTTGGCTTCACTGTATGACTGATGATCCTCCAACAACAAAACCACCTACTGCTCGTAAATACATTTGGACAAACCATAAATTCAACGTGAGTGGCACTCCACAGCAGTACGTACCCTATTCCACCACTAGAAAGAAGATTCAGGAGTGGGTCCCACCTTCAACACCTTACaagtaa